ATGTTTACTTTTTATACACTTTGACAATCGTTTGGATCAAATCTTTGAATTTAGGGTCCTTTAAACTATAAAATACTTGGTTTGAGGACTTTCGTGATTCTAAGATTCCGTTGTTTTTCATCTTACTTAAGTGTTGAGAGGCAGCCGATTGACTTGTTCCTAATAACTCGACAAGTTGGCCGACTGTTTTTTCTTCTTTTGCAAGGGTGTATAGAATCAATAAACGAATAGGGTGGGCAATACCTTGTATTCCTTTAATGGCTTGTTCCAATTGTTGTTTCGAGAGTTCTGTTTTTATTTTCATCACTAAGGATTCCGTTATATCCTTATGACGAATGTATACTGATTTTACCTACGAAATTTTTTTCGTTTGAAAAAAAAATGACAAAACTCAGTCATCGATTCAAGGCTCTACCCTCAAAATAAAAATGAGGGCAAAACCATTAATCAAAGTTAGATTCGGACACCACCGGAAATTTCTAATACAACTCCAGTAACCAAGTCATTCGATATGATAAACTCTGCAGTGGATGCAATCTCATCAGGTTCGCCAAGTCTTCCCACTGGAATGATGGACTTCCATTTTTCTAATGCTTCTGGATTCATATCTTTTAGAACCATTTCAGTTCCGATAAAACCGGGAGCAATTCCTGCCACTCGAATTCCAAACTTAGCAAGTTCTTTCGACCAAGTCACAGTCATTGCGGCCACTCCTGCTTTCGCAGCACTATAGTTCGTTTGTCCTGAGTTTCCATGCATGGCAATGGAGGCAATTGGGATGATCACTCCCTTCTTTTGTTCCACCATCTTTGCAGCTGCTTCTCTTGCGGTAAGAAAAACCCCTGTTAAGTTCACATCAATGACGGATTGCCATTGATCGATTCCCATTTTACCCTTTACTTTTCCGGTTTCTTTGTCCACCCGGA
This genomic stretch from Leptospira meyeri harbors:
- a CDS encoding ArsR/SmtB family transcription factor is translated as MKIKTELSKQQLEQAIKGIQGIAHPIRLLILYTLAKEEKTVGQLVELLGTSQSAASQHLSKMKNNGILESRKSSNQVFYSLKDPKFKDLIQTIVKVYKK
- a CDS encoding SDR family NAD(P)-dependent oxidoreductase codes for the protein MELKGANILVTGSAGGLGKAMAYRLGKAGANIILSDIQKDKLDETVALFQKEGIKTTGIVANVAKEEDSIRLIEEASAFQGSLDVAILNAGILRDGLLIRVDKETGKVKGKMGIDQWQSVIDVNLTGVFLTAREAAAKMVEQKKGVIIPIASIAMHGNSGQTNYSAAKAGVAAMTVTWSKELAKFGIRVAGIAPGFIGTEMVLKDMNPEALEKWKSIIPVGRLGEPDEIASTAEFIISNDLVTGVVLEISGGVRI